GCCCCATTTCACAGCGCCGAATAGACGCGACTTGACACGATCGGTAACACGGGGGCATCTAGCCCGAGTACCAGCGCGAGTACGCGGGTTTGGGTAGCGGGTTGAGCTGTTTTTCTAGTGCGGCCGTCGGCGTCTTGCTTCTTCGGCGCGGCGGTGGTCGATGTCGCCGCGCTCTATCGATGGGTCGGCAACCCCGACTATGTAGTGGCCCCGCAGTCAAGGCACACGGATGCGGGTGGACGAAATAGATCGCGCCCAAGGTGATGAACCATCGAGCTGAATGGTCTCCTACGGTCTGTCGCCAATCGACTATTCGCGGTCGTGGTGCCGCATGAGAGGGTCCGTAGGCGGGCCGCATTCGGTCAGACAGGGTCAACCTAGTGAATCGAGGTCGCCCTGCGGGGTTGCCCGCGGTCACCGCCTTTGGACAGCCGAAGGAGGGAATCCAGCTCGAGGGAATATAGGGGACAGCAGCAGAGTCTAGGCGTTGCCGCTGCTGAGTTGGTGCTGCGGATCGTACGGCTTGTGGTCGCGCCACATCGCGAACAGCACGCCGGCCATCTTGCGCGCCAAGGCGGTGACCGCGGTCATCTTGCCGCGGCGTTGGGCGACGGCAACAGCCCACTGGCCTATCGGGTCGTCGGCTCGAACGCGCAAAAAGCACCATGCTGCCTGGTTCAGCACACGGCGCACGGGAGCCGGTCCGGCCTTGGTCAAGCCGGTGCGACGTTGGCTCTGCCCCGAGCTCTTCTCGCCTGGTGTCAGCCCTAGGTAGCCCATCACCGACGCCGCGCTGTCGAATCGCTTGGGGTCGTCGAGCGCGGCCACAAAGCGCGTCGCCGTGACCGGCCCTACGCCCGGCATGCTCATCAGTAACCGGCAAGTGGGCTCCTGACTGGCGAGCTCCGAAAGCTCTCGGTCCATCTCGGCGGCCTGCTCGTTCATCGTTTCGATGCAGACAAGCAATCGCTCGATGTGCATGGGCACGCCGCTTCCATCGTCGCGCAACGCAGCGCGAACCCTGGCAGGCAACGTTTTGGGCGTGCAGCGCAGCGGTTGTTGGATAAGCGTGCGCAGAAATCCTCGAACGCTGTTGACCAGCTGGGTGCGGGCGTCCAGCAACGTCTCGCGCGATGTGCTGAGCGCGCGCCATTCGCTGGCACGCTGCGACGGAATGTGGACCGACGGCAGCTTCTCTACCTGACACGCCACCAGGCTCAATGCTCGGGCATCGCGCACATCGGTCTTGACGCCCCGCTGAGCCACGCCCAGCGTTCGGGCCAGCACCGATGGCACCACGGTAACCTGATGGCCCAAAGCCTGCGCGGCACGGGCTACGGTGAACGCCTCGGCGCTTGTCTCCAACACCACGTGCGCCGGATCCGCATCCAACATCCGCTGCAGTCTCAGAGTTGGACAGCTGTACTCCTGCAGGATTTCGCCCCGCTCGTTGCGCATGCATACTTGGCTCTTGCGGCTTCCCAGATCGATGGCTAGATGATTCACGGCGGACCTCCTGTGCGGCATTGACCGCGTTCAAAGTTGAGGCGCGATTATCCGTGACCTCGTGGGGGTCCGCCACTTCATCCTTTCTGTCGGTTTCCGCTTCGTAGTCGATGAGGACCCCGACGGTGGCCTTATTGCCGCTCGCGCTTTGGGCGAGTCGATCTTTGCCGAAGCGGACGGCATGGACCGGCTCCGAGATGCGCTTCGGGATGCGGTTCGGTGCCATTAGGCCCTTGACACCGCTCACGCCATCGATCGCCGTTTGGCTATCTCCTGGAAATAGCGCTGCACTGCATCGAAATTGAACCGCAGCCTGCGTCGATTCGATGACCCGAGCGGCGCCAATTGCTCGCCGACTTATGTACGTAATCACGGATGCAGGACACTAGTCGCACTCGCCTGCCTCGTCGCAGGTGCCTCCTGTCTCGCAGGACGCGCCCTCGGGTAGAAAAGTATGCTGGCAAATCCCGGCGCCGCAGCTGTCCATGGTGCAGTCGTTTCCGTCGTTGCAGTTGAGAGGCTGCCCTGGCTCGCACGCTCCGTTGCTGCAGGTTTCAACGCCATTGCACGCGTCTCCGTCGTCGCAGAGCATCGGCGTTCCCGCCACACACCCCGTGCCCGGATCACAGGTTTCGACACCGTTGCATGCGTTCCCGTCGTTGCAGGTCAGCGGCGT
The nucleotide sequence above comes from Pseudomonadota bacterium. Encoded proteins:
- a CDS encoding IS110 family transposase: MNHLAIDLGSRKSQVCMRNERGEILQEYSCPTLRLQRMLDADPAHVVLETSAEAFTVARAAQALGHQVTVVPSVLARTLGVAQRGVKTDVRDARALSLVACQVEKLPSVHIPSQRASEWRALSTSRETLLDARTQLVNSVRGFLRTLIQQPLRCTPKTLPARVRAALRDDGSGVPMHIERLLVCIETMNEQAAEMDRELSELASQEPTCRLLMSMPGVGPVTATRFVAALDDPKRFDSAASVMGYLGLTPGEKSSGQSQRRTGLTKAGPAPVRRVLNQAAWCFLRVRADDPIGQWAVAVAQRRGKMTAVTALARKMAGVLFAMWRDHKPYDPQHQLSSGNA